From the Lathyrus oleraceus cultivar Zhongwan6 chromosome 4, CAAS_Psat_ZW6_1.0, whole genome shotgun sequence genome, one window contains:
- the LOC127075242 gene encoding transcription factor PRE6 yields MSSRRSSSRQSGVSTEISDAQINDLITKLQQLIPELARRSNKVSAAKVLQETCNYIKNLHREVHDLSDRLSQLLDTIDPNTPQAAIIRSLIM; encoded by the exons ATGTCTAGCAGAAGATCTAGTTCGAGACAATCTGGTGTTTCCACTGAGATCTCTGATGCTCAAATTAATGATCTCATCACCAAGTTGCAACAACTTATCCCTGAACTTGCAAGGCGTTCCAACAAG GTTTCAGCTGCTAAAGTTTTGCAAGAGACTTGCAATTACATCAAAAACTTGCATAGAGAGGTTCATGATTTAAGTGACCGATTATCACAACTTTTGGACACTATAGACCCTAACACTCCTCAAGCAGCTATCATTAGGAGCTTAATTATGTGA